A genome region from Manihot esculenta cultivar AM560-2 chromosome 5, M.esculenta_v8, whole genome shotgun sequence includes the following:
- the LOC110616157 gene encoding universal stress protein PHOS32, with protein MGKVGTRLPSFCLKRIRPQVRVRSPPIQSKVNVNISTTTAPTNYQNTTSENVAGNTSGEEKSSEGVKPSIGRKIMIVVDSSFEAKGALQWALSHTVQSQDLLILLHVAKPSNKQASTSEESSPRDYELVNSLKNMCQMKRPEIQIEIAVVEGKEKGPLIVEEAKRQGVALLVLGQKKRSMTWRLIMMWASNRVTGGVVEYCIQNADCMAIAVRRKSRKHGGYLITTKRHRDFWLLA; from the exons GATTAGGCCTCAAGTTAGAGTTCGATCACCGCCTATACAATCCAAGGTTAATGTGAATATTTCTACTACTACGGCTCCTACAAATTATCAGAACACTACTAGTGAGAATGTAGCTGGAAATACTTCTGGAGAAGAGAAGTCCAGCGAGGGAGTAAAGCCCTCGATTGGCAGGAAAATCATGATAGTGGTTGATTCAAGCTTCGAAGCCAAGGGAGCTCTGCAATGGGCACTCTCTCACACTGTTCAAAGCCAAgatcttctcattcttcttcaCGTAGCCAAGCCTTCCAACAAACAAG CATCCACAAGTGAAGAGTCCAGTCCAAGGGATTATGAACTAGTAAACTCCTTGAAGAATATGTGCCAAATGAAGAGACCTGAG ATACAAATAGAGATTGCAGTGGTGGAGGGAAAGGAGAAAGGTCCATTAATAGTGGAAGAGGCAAAAAGGCAAGGGGTGGCACTTCTGGTTCTAGGGCAGAAGAAGAGATCAATGACATGGAGACTGATAATGATGTGGGCAAGTAATAGAGTCACAGGTGGTGTGGTGGAATATTGCATACAAAATGCTGATTGCATGGCCATTGCAGTAAGGAGGAAAAGCAGAAAACATGGAGGTTACTTGATCACCACTAAGCGTCATAGAGATTTCTGGCTCTTGGCTTAA